The Arachis hypogaea cultivar Tifrunner chromosome 19, arahy.Tifrunner.gnm2.J5K5, whole genome shotgun sequence genome has a window encoding:
- the LOC112778364 gene encoding uncharacterized protein yields the protein MPSSLTSSRSLKSKIPFAEALEQMPSYAKFMKDILSNKRDWREAETIILTKECSAVIQRNLPEKLQDPGSSVIPFTIRDTCIKTVLCDRGAGINLMPLSLMKKLQIQEIKPTRICLQIADCSVKFPLGVVEEMLVRVGPFTFLMDFVILDIEEDKNASNILGRSFLAIGRTIIDVQKGKVTLRVDKDEFVLNVVNAMQYPDHPEECMKIDVIKTLVKEVFKAERLEKELDASLEDTLLEPDEPVAQRETLSRPSIEEGPPKLELKTLPPSLKYVYFAKENTYPMIISSSLRQQEEEALI from the coding sequence ATGCCAAGTTCTTTGACATCTTCAAGAAGCTTGAAATCAAAAATCCCTTTTGCAGAAGCCCTTGAACAAATGCCTTCATATGCGAAATTCATGAAGGATATATTGAGCAACAAAAGAGACTGGAGAGAGGCAGAAACAATTATACTCACCAAGGAgtgtagtgcagtcattcagaGGAATCTACCTGAGAAATTGCAAGACCCTGGAAGTTCTGTGATCCCCTTTACCATTCGAGACACCTGCATAAAGACGGTCTTATGTGATCGTGGAGCAGGCATCAACCTAATGCCATTATCATTGATGAAGAAACTCCAGATTCAAGAAATCAAGCCTACCCGTATTTGCCTCCAAATAGCTGACTGCTCAGTAAAATTTCCATTAGGAGTGGTTGAAGAGATGCTTGTGAGGGTGGGACCCTTTACTTTTCTTATGGACTTCGTGATACTGGATATCGAAGAAGACAAGAATGCATCTAACATTCTAGGAAGATCTTTCCTAGCCATAGGAAGAACTATCATTGATGTCCAGAAGGGGAAAGTGACACTGAGGGTTGATAAAGATGAGTTCGTGCTGAACGTAGTCAATGCTATGCAATACCCCGATCATCCAGAAGAATGCATGAAGATAGATGTCATAAAAACTCTGGTTAAAGAAGTATTTAAAGCTGAGAGGCTTGAAAAGGAACTGGACGCCAGTCTTGAGGACACACTGCTTGAACCGGATGAACCAGTAGCTCAGAGGGAGACGCTTAGCAGGCCTAGTATCGAGGAAGGACCCCCTAAACTCGAACTAAAGACATTACCTCCATCCTTAAAGTACGTGTACTTTGCCAAAGAAAACACCTATCCAATGATTATAAGCTCTTCCCTGaggcagcaagaagaagaagcgcTGATTTAA